A DNA window from Mastomys coucha isolate ucsf_1 unplaced genomic scaffold, UCSF_Mcou_1 pScaffold21, whole genome shotgun sequence contains the following coding sequences:
- the LOC116100665 gene encoding T-cell ecto-ADP-ribosyltransferase 2-like translates to MLDMAPNAFDDQYEGCVKEMEEKAPGFLEEDFSKNEELKLEWEKAEKRWKEIKNSTSYPEGFHDFHGTAFLAYTGNLAVHFNRAVREFKKNPGNFHYKAFHYYLTRALQVLNNQDCHSVYRGSKTKFHYPGMGSVRFGQFSSSSLTKSVALSPEFFSDHGTLFIIRTCLGVNIKEFSSFPREEEVLIPGYEVYHKVRTQSEKGYNQIFLDSPQRKKSNFNCFYNGSAQIGNIDFSISGSRESCVSLFLVVLLNLLVQLFALAEL, encoded by the exons ATGCTAGACATGGCTCCCAATGCATTTGATGATCAGTATGAGGGCTGTGtcaaagaaatggaggaaaaggCACCTGGGTTTTTAGAGGAAGACTTCAGCAAGAATGAGGAATTAAAACTTGAGTGggaaaaagcagagaaaagatggaaggagatCAAAAACAGTACAAGTTATCCAGAAGGTTTCCATGATTTCCATGGAACAGCTTTCTTAGCCTACACTGGGAACCTTGCTGTACATTTTAACAGAGCTGTTAGAGAATTCAAGAAAAATCCTGGTAACTTCCACTACAAGGCCTTCCATTACTACCTAACAAGAGCTCTTCAGGTTTTGAATAACCAGGATTGTCATTCAGTTTACCGAGGCTCTAAGACCAAGTTTCATTACCCTGGGATGGGCTCTGTGCGATTCGGGCAGTTCAGTTCTTCATCTTTAACTAAGAGTGTAGCTCTTTCTCCAGAATTTTTCAGTGATCATGGGACACTATTTATCATCAGAACCTGCTTGGGGGTTAATATCAAAGAATTCTCCTCATTTCCTCGTGAAGAGGAGGTGTTAATTCCAGGCTATGAAGTATATCACAAAGTCAGAACACAAAGTGAAAAAGGGTATAACCAAATTTTTCTGGACTCcccacaaaggaagaaaagcaacttCAATTGCTTCTATAATGGTTCTGCTCAAATAGGCAACATTGATTTCAGCATCTCAG gaTCCAGAGAGAGCTGTGTATCCCTGTTCCTTGTGGTTCTCCTCAATCTTCTGGTCCAGCTGTTTGCTCTTGCTGAGCTGTAG